In Lacerta agilis isolate rLacAgi1 chromosome 1, rLacAgi1.pri, whole genome shotgun sequence, the following proteins share a genomic window:
- the GYPC gene encoding glycophorin-C isoform X2, whose protein sequence is MASQNSTTSAPRVIAAVAFVLICLLVVMLRYMYRHKGTYHTNEAKGTEFAESADAALKNDPTLQEAMDESRKEYFI, encoded by the exons ATGGCTTCTCAAAACAGTACAACATCTGCTCCGC GTGTCATTGCAGCTGTAGCTTTTGTCTTGATTTGCCTCTTGGTAGTGATGCTGAGATACATGTACCGGCACAAGGGCACCTACCACACCAACGAAGCAAAGGGAACCGAATTTGCCGAAAGCGCGGATGCAGCTTTGAAAAATGACCCTACCCTTCAAGAAGCCATGGATGAGAGCCGGAAAGAATATTTCATCTGA
- the GYPC gene encoding glycophorin-C isoform X1: MASQNSTTSAPPANIGSSPTAADIAVIGGVIAAVAFVLICLLVVMLRYMYRHKGTYHTNEAKGTEFAESADAALKNDPTLQEAMDESRKEYFI, from the exons ATGGCTTCTCAAAACAGTACAACATCTGCTCCGC CTGCAAATATTGGAAGCTCTCCTACTGCAGCTGATATTGCAGTCATCGGAG GTGTCATTGCAGCTGTAGCTTTTGTCTTGATTTGCCTCTTGGTAGTGATGCTGAGATACATGTACCGGCACAAGGGCACCTACCACACCAACGAAGCAAAGGGAACCGAATTTGCCGAAAGCGCGGATGCAGCTTTGAAAAATGACCCTACCCTTCAAGAAGCCATGGATGAGAGCCGGAAAGAATATTTCATCTGA